One segment of Haloplanus natans DSM 17983 DNA contains the following:
- a CDS encoding H/ACA ribonucleoprotein complex subunit GAR1, which translates to MRRLGTVTRTAQGLAVVRCDEGSDAPDIGTTAVDDSLSDVGRVVDVFGPVSRPYLAVSPANHVRLPDLLGTTLYAR; encoded by the coding sequence GTCGTCTCGGCACCGTCACCCGGACCGCACAGGGGTTGGCCGTCGTCCGCTGTGACGAGGGATCGGACGCTCCGGACATCGGCACGACAGCCGTCGACGACTCGCTCTCCGACGTGGGTCGAGTCGTCGACGTGTTCGGTCCCGTCTCCCGGCCGTATCTCGCCGTCTCGCCCGCCAACCACGTCCGTCTCCCGGACCTCCTCGGGACGACGCTGTACGCCCGATGA